A part of Leptospira yasudae genomic DNA contains:
- a CDS encoding bactofilin family protein — MSDEHIDTIIGDDIHFRGKLKFSNSLKIKGNFKGTIETTGKLVVGDTGEVEADIETGTLEVEGNLKGNVSANEKVSIRKTGKVIGDIRTPDLEIESGARFSGNSAM, encoded by the coding sequence ATGAGCGACGAACATATCGATACAATCATCGGAGACGATATTCATTTCCGAGGAAAACTGAAATTCAGCAACTCCCTCAAAATCAAGGGCAACTTTAAAGGAACGATCGAAACGACCGGAAAACTCGTCGTAGGTGATACCGGCGAAGTCGAAGCGGACATCGAAACCGGAACCCTCGAAGTCGAAGGAAATCTGAAAGGAAACGTTTCCGCAAACGAAAAAGTCTCCATTCGTAAAACAGGCAAAGTGATCGGCGACATCCGCACCCCCGATTTAGAAATCGAATCCGGAGCGAGATTCAGCGGAAACAGCGCTATGTAA